One segment of Microcoleus sp. bin38.metabat.b11b12b14.051 DNA contains the following:
- a CDS encoding excisionase family DNA-binding protein, producing MNRQRIILDPVFPTEEETEVIKLLNRVLENETENGDSERLKVKLVQVGSEAIALPESLYQILRQAAHLMAAGRAVSLVPIEQDMTVEESAILLNVSQEFLIKLLTEGAIKYVKIGSERRICLGDLMAYKKQPTVKRREILRELAEFSQEEELNENRVYS from the coding sequence ATGAACCGACAAAGAATCATCCTAGATCCGGTTTTTCCGACAGAGGAAGAAACAGAAGTTATTAAATTGTTGAATCGAGTGTTAGAGAACGAGACAGAAAATGGTGATTCGGAGAGATTAAAAGTGAAACTTGTGCAAGTTGGCAGCGAGGCGATCGCACTTCCTGAATCGCTCTATCAAATATTGCGTCAAGCTGCACATTTAATGGCTGCTGGTCGAGCCGTGTCTTTAGTGCCGATCGAGCAAGATATGACCGTTGAAGAATCTGCTATTTTGCTGAATGTATCGCAAGAGTTTTTGATTAAATTATTGACAGAAGGGGCGATTAAATATGTAAAAATAGGGTCTGAACGGCGGATTTGTTTAGGAGATTTAATGGCATATAAAAAGCAGCCTACTGTTAAACGTCGCGAGATTTTGAGAGAATTAGCTGAGTTTAGCCAAGAAGAGGAACTCAATGAGAATAGAGTATACAGCTAG
- a CDS encoding type II toxin-antitoxin system HicB family antitoxin, which yields MKSTQQFTAIIEREGDGYVSLCPELDIASQGDNIEEARRNLIEALELFFETADPSEIKNRLILGD from the coding sequence ATGAAGTCAACACAACAGTTTACAGCAATCATTGAACGAGAAGGCGACGGATATGTATCCCTTTGCCCAGAACTTGATATTGCCAGCCAAGGTGACAATATAGAAGAAGCCCGACGGAATCTGATCGAGGCGCTAGAACTATTTTTTGAGACAGCAGATCCTTCTGAAATAAAGAATCGGTTGATACTCGGCGATTGA
- a CDS encoding DUF433 domain-containing protein: MTLKELEKQLLALTPSEKTQAIQLLVQSLSNSSLGIKKTPGVCGGDACVGNTRIQVWVLVGYRRLGCSDAELFKCYPHLTAADLVNAWAYADAYPEEIETAIRENEEA, translated from the coding sequence ATGACACTGAAAGAATTAGAAAAACAACTCCTTGCCTTAACTCCCAGTGAAAAAACTCAGGCAATACAGCTATTAGTTCAAAGTTTAAGCAATAGTTCGCTGGGAATCAAAAAAACTCCCGGCGTGTGCGGTGGTGATGCTTGTGTTGGCAATACTCGGATACAAGTTTGGGTACTTGTCGGGTATCGCCGTCTCGGATGCAGCGATGCTGAACTTTTTAAGTGCTATCCCCATTTGACTGCGGCTGATTTAGTCAATGCTTGGGCTTATGCTGATGCTTACCCAGAAGAAATTGAAACAGCAATCCGAGAAAATGAGGAAGCATAA